A stretch of DNA from Triticum dicoccoides isolate Atlit2015 ecotype Zavitan chromosome 2A, WEW_v2.0, whole genome shotgun sequence:
ttgtttattcccgtttgaagtttttattggagttgctgacgttcctggcttgtggctctttgtctttctcgctcgctcacctcgttttctctcgcgaagtctcgcgagggaggatcgcgggcgccctcgcgagtgttttctgccccgatcatTTGGTGCTTTCCTATCCGAttcctctgcgggagcacccctcccagtctgtGCCCCACGGGCATTGCGACACAAGCGCAGGACCTGGGCCGATCACCCTCACAGCTAAGACCAtaagttacccctcctactgatccttgcagggcaCGAAGGCGCATGAGGAGGccacggcctcgggaggcgaggaccgcgccAAGCCCCATCGAGCTAAAATAGTTCCCGCACATGGGAGCGCGACGCGAAAACACGGCGCAGAAATAGCAGAAACAGCGCGATGGTTAAACAGCAACAGTTCTAatacgcccccgcggggccctacatTACTTACTATTTTTGCGCAGGATAAGAAAGGAAACAAAACGGGCGTGATTCGTCCTGCGCCAACCCATAGCGAAGGCTCGAGCTGCTCCtggggctcaggcggatccctcctctcgcttcaccggggcgcgacggcgggctgacccgctaccttcacccaaGCGGGCGCGACGGTGaggaggctggtcgcggccaccgttggaggagctgctgcctgagagggGGTTGCCGAAGCTCGgcgaaccccgagcaccgccgcaTGTACgctagtcgccatcttcatcctggtcagagccagggctgggcaggcggccgtggtcgtcgtcttcagggcaacacccggcacggcgaccgtcttccccgaacaccctcacgtagagggtggcatcaccatcaaacttgaagtacagggtgcaccaccggctcaggccacgcgcgcgggcaaacgtttgctagCCGCGTGTCAGAGCCCCGTTCCCAgaaacggagacctccagcgacgcccaggaggccctgctgcagcatccgtctgcctggagccagaagccgcacagggcgctggccggcagttcatctacaaagaaacgggggagctggagcctggtgctggatgggtctgccgaccacacgacgaactccggcagcacctctgcagagcgaaagcgtggcctaggggggcgcacacccACGACGTGCCCCCCGTCGGCAACCTGGCGCTCACCACCGCGCCGGGAACTgcctccatggccgcgggaggCCACCACGGGGACCGTGGTATACTTGCAAGGGCGGCCTTGGCCGCGCTTGGCCAGGGGGGAGTCAGGCCCAGCCTggagggcctttcctttctccgcggccgagaatctctttggaGCCATGGGAGCGACGAGTAAtcgagaagaaggaaaggagcagcaAGGAGGGACGGGCCGAAGGGGGTcgcccagccccgtacttatagccggaggaggccaaccgctgtgcaccacgatcgcaggtaatcatgaccggtttctctgcatgcagggacttatcaagtcatgcggtcgccgaggcgttgtggggaagcgcagtcgcccacgtccaatcaatcgccacgcggcgcccaaggccgcagactgATAGAGCCCGCGGCGCTTCACGCTTGCCCTTTCGTTTTCCTACTAGGCcacgcccgggcgcgccttgggcccgggggctactgtcggcgttctgggaacggggttcccaagacttgcctgcctgcggcctgcgacgtggctcaagcgggggcccagcgcggcccatcttcatcagctcaagctcaaaaccctcgcgaggggccaagcctcgcggggcggacgacaggaagcttcctcagaggcagcctcatcaggcaggctcgcgaggaggcgaagagatcaatgcaagggtacctcgcgaggaacccgtgatgcaagccatgacgatcgagaccaggcgtgcgccggcctgcgcagtgtccttgtttcccctttggtgcaaagggggcaagcacaggccaaggcatcaggcaaatgttaccattccggtgcaacgagaccaagaccagccggacggcaggacggaggtcaccgtggagcccaagacggcgtcatcgccagtgcttttggcagccgaagaccacctttggtcaggataacttgtactagatgttcctcttcgaaatgaccaattgttggcgcccttcccgcttattATTTggagagaggcccagggcctctataaatagagttagccaccacagaaggaggagacggctggaaatctggtagaaccatagcagagagagagaggaagaggcgactgaactcaccctagcagttcatcgcaccagctcaagaacacctctcgcgaggctgttcttcccttgtactgtccatcattagccccagaggcaatccaccacaccacacactggagtagggttacaccacaacggtggcccgaatcagtataaacatcgtgtctcttgtgttgttcatcattttcatcttagttcgcacgagaggatcggacgtagatcggtaggggagagatctccgcgcgcaccccaatgttcgaacctcaagggtctgccggaacccgaaacccgacaaacATCATATATATACATGTTTGTCCGGGAACATGAAGATTAATACAGTCACTACGGAGACTAGAAGAACGCACGTGCGTtgtaacggggccacattaactttaagagttcaatattaatcatattaataatacatttaatattcgcatacatatcaagtgacactgGCGACCTTTTTTGTCAATTTAGCAACGGGCTTAGTTGCAACGGGCTCTTTATACATATCAGACAACTCGCTACTACTTAAACTACAACTATGGCTATCaatatttttttgtcaatttagctcagcaatagtgcctggcttaatagactgctttgcattcaccccctcagaagacagagagaaccaactcaacatgtcagaagattaacaGAAATTTCATTTGTATGGCATGAACATATAGCAGGAGCACCAACACATAGATCAGCAGAGAGCAGAGCACAACATGCACACACTCGGGCCATCTATATCATACACACACAGCAACGCACACACGCATCACGCTGGCATACACATACAGAAAAGCAGGCACACACGCATCATGTGCATTGGCCGGTGCGACGCACGCAGAGCAAGTACGTACGCACGGAGAGCAAGCTAGCAAGCACGCACGCGTCCAACCCCGCCGCTGCATGCGCTGGTAGAAGGTGAGGCAGCAAGGGAGACTGCACATTGAAGCTGTCCATGCAAGGCTGGAGGTGCTGGGCCGGCGATGGCGGTGTCGGGACGGCGCTTGATTCGTTCCCGGTGGCGTGGAGCTTGAGGCGGCAACGCGGCGATAGCTAGTGCTCGGGGATGGGGGTTTGGGGCGGGGGCAGTCGACCCGATGGCTGGCGAAGTTAACGGGCTCGGGCGGCTGGAAATTCGGCGGGTGGCGGCAGCACAGCGCGAGGATGGGACAGGCGGAAAACCTAGCGGGCGTTCAACTACCAATACCCACGCCTTTTTTAGGGGAATTGCTTTGAAAATAACGTGCAacgacgacttagcgagcggatccctttaaaaaagacatagcgaacagattcccttaaaactggtaggaatggatacgattgatgacgttgataaatagtggtgaatgttggcataatttgctatcatcatgcatggaaacgaatcatcaagaaaaagaatacttcctattactacactcataggaagcttcctaatctctgctaccaaacagtttctgcccaaacaaggaaggaaagttatgaACGTGATTCagaaggaaacaaacgttatgaagattaattaatttagatttgatctttagagattgattgtgattgattcttttacataaagacattactaaataatttgcgtcagtatggaaacgaatcatcaagaaaaagaatactacctattactacactcataggaagcttcctaatctctgctaccaaacagtttctgcccaaataaggaaggaaagttatggacgtgattcggaaggaaacaaacgttatgaagattaattaatttagatttgatttttagagattgattgtgattgattcttttacataaagacattactaaataatttgcgttagtatggaaagttctgatccgttcagttttttcgttgtgtgagagggtgaagtgaaaataaactGATGAAGTGGGAAGGCGACGAacaaaatctacgacggttaacctacggaaAAAACCGGacaaaagtggtgggacgaaaaaaaaacctggaagcgagactaccaactactTTATTAGAAGTAGAGACTCATATAATACTGATGCTTGTTGTCACAGAGCTTAAAGTTTGGTCACTGAAATGCCTCACTATCGTTTAACCTGCCTTAGTAAGACACGAAACATCAAACATGTGGCTTCATCCCGGGTGGATTGTAGTAAAATAATACCTTTTAGCTATCCCCACGAATGTTACTGTTGATTTCCCTCATTTTTGTTTGCATGAGTATTTCAATATATTTTAACTGGTAGTTTCTATAAGTTATGCAAAATTGGAAGGTACACACATATATGACAAAAAAAGTCACTGCATAGGAATCTAAAGCGTGTGAAACAACTGGTCATCCAAGCGGGCGCCTCCTCTTGCGGACTACTCTTTTAACCTTACAAGTTACACCCCACAAACCATTAAAGCATGCTCAATGCAGGGTGCTAGGAGAGGGCTCCGAGATCAAAATCCTGATTAGTGGGCATTTGGGCATGTCATTGACGCAAAAGGATATGTTGTCCTCTTACTTTTTTCTAGCACAAGCTAATGCAATAACTGATTTTACATagtatatttttcgtcctcgaACTCTTTCGAGAGTTTAGAAATCGTCCCTCAACTCAAAACCGGATAGTTTTCGTCTCTCAACTATCAAAACCGGATAGTTTTCGTCCATCACACCGCTTCGGGTGGTTTTCGTCTGTCATGAACAGTAAACCGACaaacagtaaattcgaaaaaaatagcaaaaaaatctgaAAACTTGTGGGATCAAAGTTCCTCGGGTGTGCAAGGTGCGTACAAATTTTCATATTGTTTAGACATTTCAGGTGCTCATGATAAAGAAAAAAATTGTAAATATGTACGTCGCTGAACACCTGGAATGTCCAAACAATATGAAAATTTGTACGCACCTTGCACACCCGAGGAACTTTGATTCCACAAGTTTTCagatttttttgctttttttttttgaatttactgttcgtcAGTTTACTGTTCATGACGGACGAAAACCGCCCGAAGCGGCGTGAGGGACGAAAACTATCCGGTTTTGATAGTTGAGGGATGAAAACTATCCGGTTTGAGTTGTGGGATGATTTCTAAACTCTCGAAAGAGTtcgaggacgaaaaatatacttatccctttattttatgatatgtgtttttctctaTTAGCATCTATTGAAGCGTCTAGTGTTGAACATGATCTTAGCAGTCACATATTCTTTTATTGGCATCTCCCCGCTGCACTCTTTGTTATCCATGGACTACCCGCTCACTAAACTTCATTTTCTCACAATAATAATGGTGGTACCGCCTCAACACCCACCACTCGCATATGAATTTAAGATCTCCATGCACCAAATAGACCGAACTCGTCGCCAAAGTCATCGAATCACCAGAAGACACATCCGTCTCGCTCCACATTAGCATGGTTGGTCATGTTGAATGTATCATGCTACATCTATGATTTACTGAAAATAGCTCTTAATACGGGCTCATCAAATAAAAGGGAAAGGAAATCAAGATGGGCTGTTTTATTTGTATTGCAGGATGAGGTGGCGTAAGCATTGTACTAGTCACTGGAACTGGATTTCATCattcttttttatatattttgtaCGGGTCTTTTCTAGATTTTTTTTAAATCCAGTGCATACACATACACTTACATAAATGGATTATTTGAAGACACACATGCACATAAAAAAActtaaaataaatctagaaaaataTGTTCATGACAAATCTTGGGCTCGAATATGTTCCCGCAGCCTAGTTTCTTTTAGGAATTCACATTCTAGCTCAGTTCACATTATAGTTTTTTTTAGACGGCCAACACACTTTATTTACTCAATATGTTCACGGGAATACAAAGATTAGAAGGGGGACCAAAAAGCCACAAATGGTGTCTCCCCCCTAAACTAGTTGCCATCCTTGCTAAGCGATGGGCTTCAACATTATTCTCACTTCGTTCGTGGAATATTTCACATGCCTAAAACCCAAATTTTGGAGAGTTAATCTCTTTTGTAATCATGCAATAGCCTCCTAGTTGTTTGGTGGACTTGAGCTTGGTACTGACTCTCAGACAGTTACTCCCTCCATCCGTGAATAAGTGTACTTTTAGCTTTTgtcctaagtcaaagttttaaaattttgaccaaccATGTACAAAAGAGTAGTGACATATATGACATCAAACTTgatatattatgaaagtacatttcaaaacagatccagtgatactaatttagtaccataaatgctgctactttttcgagttggtcaaagttttaaaattttgacttaagacaaaagctagaagtacacttattcgcgaacgaagggagtagttttTTTTAGGGAAAACATGCTTTGCTTTATTGATGAAATACCTTCTTGGCGGACTTGAGTTATTGTTGAATCTTCATTGGCGAAGATAGCTCAAAGTTGGGCAAAAATCTTTTGATGAACATATGAGTTGGCATAGGGCTTTGGTGCTCACCTTCATGAATAAGTTGCCAGTGCGCAGACCAAATCACCCAGGGATAGTTTTTTTAGGCGAATCGCGCAAGGTTAGTTTTCCAAGCTATATATAATCGCTCAGGGTTAGTTGATATTGAAAGCTTTGTTTTTTAGAAACTTGAAAGCATTGTCTGGGAGTGGGAGTTTGCATTATAGCTTTTCTCAGTTCGCATTATTTTTGAGACAAAGTTCACACTATAGCTATTATATACCCCCTTCATCccaaaatttttgtcttagatttgtctagatacggatgtatctaaaactaaaatgtaactagatgcatccgtatttagacaaattttaaGACAAAAATTTTAGGACAAAGCGAGTATATGTTTAGTTTTTTAGTctaattatatactccctccgttctaaatataaatcttttttagatattttaataagaactacatacatatatatatatatatatgtgtgtgtgtgtgtactgtaaaatgtagattcactcattttgcttcatatgtagtccacatttgaaatatctaaaaagacttatatttcgaaacggagggagtatatttttagtttttttagacAAGGGAGTATATTTTTAGTAACGTTAGCATTATAGCTTTGTTGCAATGTTGGACTTGTGGGCCTACTGCGTCCTTGAGAGCATCCAACAACATTAGAGTTGTTTGTTGGGCCCAAAGAAAATCCTAAAATGGTCGTGTTAACTCACAAGCCCGGTCTGAGCCTGTTTAGGCGGGCCTATATTCCATGCAGCCCCCTCCCTTTACATTTCTGCCCCTCGccacaactctctctctctctctgactaaCCCTACACCGCAGCGACTATATAAAAGCTTTACCCGTCAGAGTCTCTAGGGTTCTTCGTttctccctcgcgccgccgcctcctctctcgtCCCGGCGCGCTTGGAGCTCGACCTACCCGCGCGCCGCCCACCATGGTACGCGATCATCACTGGGATAGAACATGCTGCTCCTTGCTGTTTTACGTGCCCTGACGCCGGTGTTGATCTCGTGTTTTGTTTCTCTCAGATCATCTCCAAGAAGAACCGCAATGAGATCTGCAAGTACCTCTTCCAAGGTCAGCAATTCTCAATCCTTCGCGCTTGTAGGCTAGTAGCCACAATTGAGGCGTAGTTGATCGTGAATAGGATTGAGCTGATGCGCCCACATCAACTACgtttagtgcaacttatttatcttTACAAAGAAAAATAAATCTTTAAAGGGAAGAGGTGAATTGTATTAATGTATAGGATTTGATTCGTTGGTACAGTTTTGCATGCCAGGAAACCTAGTAGGCTCTCATAAGTTGGGTCGGATCATGTTCTCCCATAAGCAAAATGAATCTATGTATAAGGGGGATTGGTATCTCTGAATTTATGTGCATCAACAAACAAATGAAAATTCCATGCCATGGCTTGTTATGGAAAAGAAttttatgagaccaggtctcacgcgagacccatcctgatggatgacacgtggcattcacaaatcacaaagcatcgccCACCCcccacttaaaatcaggggggagagagattagatgctttgtgatttgtgaatgccacatgtcatccatcaggacgggtctcacctgctaaccgtgagacctggtctcatataatttttttccgctTGTTATGACTTCCTACACCAGGAAATACGAAACTGAATTCACCTAATGCCATATTTATTGGTGACATCATTTACTTGATGGTATGTCCTCAAATCATGTAGTACATCAGAAATCAAATGAAAGATTCCATGCTCTGGTTTGTCATAACTCTTAACTTGCTACACCAGAAATTTTGAAAATTATTTCATGTGAAGTCACATTTATTTGTGAAACCATTTTATCTGATGCATATATGTGCTATTGCAGAGGGAGTGCTTTATGCCAAGAAAGACTACAACCTGGCGAAGCACCCGCAGATTGACGTGCCGAACCTCCAGGTGATCAAGCTCATGCAGAGCTTCAAGTCTAAGGAATACGTCAGGGAGACCTTCTCGTGGCAGCACTATTATTGGTACCTCACCAACGATGGCATCGAGTTCCTGCGCAACTTCCTCAACCTGCCATCTGAGATCGTGCCTGCCACGCTCAAGAAGTCTGCCAGGCCTCCTGGCCGCCCTCTCGGTTCTGGCCCACCTGGTGACCGCCCaaggtatagttcatttgctattgCTCTTGGGAATATGCAAATCATCTCTTTTGTTACAATGCCATTGTCCTTGCTATACCTTTCAGTAGCTCCGGGATGATCTCAGTTGCACTTACTTGACTAATGAAAATGACTACTAACTTTAGTTTACGATGGCTGATTGTGTTATATTAAATGTCTCCATTCTGACTGTATGTGATTTGACTTGATGTTTTAAGGTGCAGGCTCTAATCTGTAGACATAGCTTTACATCATAGCAGTATGAACTTGAAAATTCTCTTTTGGAAGGGGTTGTGTTAACTCCTTGGGTTATTCTGTAGACTTGATCTATCTTGCATGATGGTTAGACTTTTTAATGTATGGTTTACTTCCATTTGTGGATGCACCTCCTTGTCTTATTTGTTGGTCCTTTGATTTTATTATGTAGACTTCAATATGTTTGTGTTCAGGATTTGCCAATGTGGTTGGGTTATGTTACTATGTTTATTTATCCTCTTGATGATTTTACTGTTGCCAAGGCAAGCTTTTAATGTTGCTTATTTTGATTGGACCTTTTGTAGGGGGCCACCTCGCTTTGAGGGTGACAGGCCTAGGTATGGCGACAGGGATGGCTACCGTGGCGGTCCTCGTGGTGCACCTGGTGACTTTGGTGGTGAGAAAGGTGGAGCCCCTGCAGAGTTCCAGCCATCATTCAGGGTAATTAACTTGTCTACTTGATGTGCTCCTGTCTTGTTTTGGTTGTATGATTTAGCATAGCAATTTACAGCCAAGATAAATACAATAGCTTAGAATATCTGTTTGAATCCTCATCTGTTTTTGATCATAGTATTGTTCTGTGCACTTGAGTAGCTTTTTGTATTCACCTGTATTTTGTTTCATTCTCAAGAGTCCCATTCTTAGTTTCATAGTTTGCACACTTTTCTTTGCAAAAGGTCTATACTTAGATCTTGCCATGAGCAGAAGAAATGCATGTTATCGATACAATTATTGAAATAATAATTTAGAAAACTAAGTGACTGCATGTTTCTGTTGATATGGATGATTTCTCTGATATTTTCCACTCTGAAATGTTTCAGAGCTCTGGTGGCGGCGGCTTTGgccgtggtggtggcggtggctttggccgtggtggcggcggtggcggtggctttGGCGCTAGCCCAATGGAGTGAACTCCCCCCTAGTTTGGATGTGATGTTTTTGAGTTTAAGTTTTGCATGATGGTTTTATGTAGTGATGTTTGGGAGATCGATCAGTCTACATATCTATAATATGCTATCTTGATTTACTCCAGTAAAATAGCTCTGCGAAATACTTCTGTTGCTGTTCAGTTTCTGCTCGTGTTTTGAACTGTCTAGGTGGTAGACGTTTGTATGGTTGCGGCGCCAGGTTTTTGCCCCATGGACTTAGTCTGATTGCAGGCGGTAGGTGGTCGGTTTCTGGCGGATGCCTGAGCTCTGGTTAGTATAATAACGGTATGAAAAGGGTTGACGTAATCAACTCTCTCCCGGCCCTTGTTTCTTTGGTTTTCTTGTGGATAAATTTAGCCTTTTCGTCATAAAATAATGAAAAGGGGAGTAGCCTAGTTTTTTAAAATAGCTCTGTGAAACAGTTCAAGTCTCAAGCTTCATATTAATGCTTGCAACGAACTTGATGGTATGATGCCTACGATACAATGGTGGTTGAATTTATGAGCCTGATTGGTATGCAGCCAATTTTGGCCAAAACTAGAACTTGTAAACATGTGGCAACTTTTGCCAACCAATTTTTATGCCAATATTTTGCAAAACAACAGTGACTATTGGTTAGGGCAACTCCATCAAATGGACCTCACCAAATGTTGTCACACTGCAGGTGGAGGTGGGTCTAAGTGGGACTAATCATCCCATCCCACTTAAATTACATTAGTGGACTCCCATTGGACAAGAAAAATATTAAGTGGGCTAGTCCACACTGCAGGTGGAGGTGGGTCTAAGTGGGACTAATCATCTCATCCCACTTAAATTACATTAGTGGACTCCCATTGGACAAGAAAAATATTAAGTGGGCTAGTCCTATTAGCCCGTTGGGAACCCACCGTAACCCACTTGTTACTTGAGCCTTGAGTGCCCAATCTAGAGTGGATAGAGCAAGCCACTTCCCCCGAGGACACCCCACCCGAGTGCACAAATTCCAGGTGGCAGCGGCGCTCCGCTTCGCCGCCGCACCTTCTGCTGGCTACACCTCGCACCACCGCCTCGCACCTCGCCCCTCCTCCGCCAACTCCGACCTCGAGTCCTCGACGCCCAGTAAAGAGAATGTCCATGCCGAGATCGCCAGCAGGGAGGACACAACTGACGTCGGTGCTCGTTTTATAGTGGCGATTTTTTGAAAGAGAAAATGAAGAAGAGTCTGATTTGAGGTCGTCGGCCGGGCGGCAGGGAGGAGTTGAGTGACGGCGGAGGTCCTTCAAGGCTTGGCTGGCGGCGG
This window harbors:
- the LOC119355162 gene encoding 40S ribosomal protein S10-1 is translated as MIISKKNRNEICKYLFQEGVLYAKKDYNLAKHPQIDVPNLQVIKLMQSFKSKEYVRETFSWQHYYWYLTNDGIEFLRNFLNLPSEIVPATLKKSARPPGRPLGSGPPGDRPRGPPRFEGDRPRYGDRDGYRGGPRGAPGDFGGEKGGAPAEFQPSFRSSGGGGFGRGGGGGFGRGGGGGGGFGASPME